A window from Megalobrama amblycephala isolate DHTTF-2021 linkage group LG21, ASM1881202v1, whole genome shotgun sequence encodes these proteins:
- the tmem183a gene encoding transmembrane protein 183A isoform X2 has translation MLLSMKLLCGLEASQGPVQEVLSSAVGVRNAAHESSDELDSEEGDEIKGSRKKKNKRRKENSESIAGEEYPIDIWLVLAAYIRPEDVCRFSLICKNAWTATCTAAFWTRLYKRHYNLDAELPDRLQPDSIARMHCLRARVIRSLFHLYEPFSSRVSRSPPLPESTPTTLLNSKCLLFWINKVSGSRSESMWEFNFKFVKLPTKGKNGCSLGLQLPKQYKDVHTNPDSDCYLLRVTTLNFIFTSVVMGMTLTLFTINVSTDMRHHRVRLEFQDSPVIRGKKLRGEQGVQVVLDPVHSVRLMDWWHPQYPTSSYN, from the exons ATGCTGTTATCTA TGAAATTACTCTGTGGACTCGAGGCATCTCAGGGTCCTGTGCAGGAAGTGCTCTCGTCTGCAGTCGGTGTAAGGAATGCAGCCCATGAGAGCAGCGACGAACTGGACTCAGAGGAAGGGGATGAAATCAAAGGGTCccgcaaaaagaaaaataaaagacgCAAAG AAAACAGTGAAAGCATAGCCGGAGAGGAGTATCCCATTGATATTTGGCTTGTGCTTGCTGCATACATTCGGCCAGAAGACGTCTGCAGGTTCTCTTTGATCTGCAAGAATGCTTGGACTGCCACATGCACAGCTGCATTTTGGACTCGACTCTACAAAAG GCACTATAATCTTGATGCAGAACTCCCCGATCGCCTACAGCCTGATTCTATCGCAAGGATGCATTGTCTTCGTGCCCGTGTGATTCGCTCGCTTTTTCACTTATATGAGCCCTTTAGCTCACGGGTGTCCAGAAGCCCTCCTCTTCCTGAATCTACTCCTACTACACTCCTCAATTCCAAG tgtttgttgttttggatCAACAAAGTGTCTGGAAGTAGGTCAGAGTCGATGTGGGAATTCAACTTCAAGTTTGTAAAACTG CCAACGAAGGGCAAAAATGGATGTAGTTTGGGTCTTCAGCTGCCCAAGCAGTATAAAGATGTTCACACTAATCCAGACTCAGACTGTTATCTACTGCGGGTCACTACCCTCAATTTCATTTTTACTTCTGTTGTGATGGGCATGACGTTAACTTTG TTCACCATTAACGTGAGCACAGACATGAGGCACCACCGAGTGCGTCTGGAGTTCCAGGATTCACCAGTCATTAGAGGAAAGAAACTTAGGGGTGAGCAGGGGGTGCAGGTAGTGCTGGACCCTGTCCACAGCGTGCGCCTCATGGACTGGTGGCACCCTCAGTACCCCACATCTTCATATAATTAG